GGAAAATCGCAGGCCGCGCAGTTTTTCGCAGCCGTGCCATTTGGCATGAACGCGCAGCAGATGAATGCGTGGATTTATAGCGGCGGCGGCCAGGCGCTTTGGGACGAAGTTTATGCGCCGTTCAATTTGCTTTCCATGCCCGCCGGAAACACCGGTTTTCAAATGGGCGGTTGGTTCAACAAGGAAATTCATTCCATCAAAGATTTTCAAGGCTTGAAAATGCGCATTCCCGGACTTGGCGGAAAAGTGCTCGCCAAAGCCGGTGGCGCAGCCGTCCTTTCTGCCGGCGGCGAGATTTACACAAACCTTGAACGCGGCGTTATCGACGCCACCGAATGGATCGCCCCGTACCACGATTATAAAATGGGCTTTTACAAAGTCGCCAAATATTATTATTACCCGGGCTGGCATGAGCCGGGAACCGTGTTGGAGCTTTTTATAAACAAAAGCGCATTTGAAAATTTGCCGAAAGATTTGCAAGTCATCATTCGCACGGCAGCTTACCGCGTGAATCTATGGATGCTCTCCGAGCTGGAGTCTAAGAACGATGAATATTTAGAAAAGCTTGTCAATGAGCATCAGGTCAAGCTGCGTCAATTTCCTGAGGAAGTTTTGCAAACGCTGAAAAAATATTCAGAGGAAGTGATTGCCGAAATTGTGAATGCCGACCCGCAAAGCAAGAAGGTCTATGACTCGTTTAGCCAATTTAAAAAATCCATCAGTGGCTGGGCAGCAATTTCTGAAAAACTATACTACACAAGTATTTTATAATTGATGATCGAGGATAAGAAAACCCGCCGGGCTGGCGGGTTTTTTCATGATAAAAATTGGATAGACCTTACCAAGTGACTTTCGCAATTTTAAATTTGATAGGCACGGTCAAAGCGCCGGCCACGTCTTTATTTCCCGCTTTTGCCGGTTTAAAAATGGCTTCTTCACTTAAAACACGAATGGCTTCTTCATCGAGCAATTCGTGCGCCGTTTTCAGCAAGTCGATTCGGGTGAGGTTGCCCGACTCATCAACATACACACGAGCAACAACCAACCCTTCAATTTTGAGGTTTTTGGCAGTTTCTGGATAGACAATTTTTTTAACGATGGCTGCCAGTCCGCCTTCCAATTCAACATCTTTTTCGACGGTTGCGATAGCTGCTTTTTCAACTTCTTCGGCTTGCTCCGCAGCTTTTCTAAGACCTTCATCTGTAATCGTAGCGGTGCTGATGCCTTTTATTTCAGTGGTTTCAACCATTTCTCCTGTTGAAGCAGATGCCAGTGCCACTTCTTCAGTTGCAGGCGCAGGTGCTGGTTTAGCTGTTGGGGTTGGCTGTGCTACTGGTTTTTCGTGGGAGGTTTCTACCTTAGGCGCAGCTGGTTCAGCAGGTTTTGGCAGCGGTTTTGGCGCGCCAGCTTTAGCCAGCATTTGTCTTTGCGGTTCGCCCGTATCGCCAAAGCTAAAATCTTTTCTCACGGTAATATGAGAGGGCACAAAGATTTTGTTGGTTCTAAGTCTCGGCAGCCCGCGTTTAAAAACTTTCACGCTATACTGCCCTTCCGGGACGGCTAAAAAAACATAATAGCCTTGCGCATTGGTTAAGACCGCCCTTGAGGTTTCGCCAGAAACATAAACCGTTGCAGCCGCAATGGGTTTACCCGTTTCATCCGTCACTCTTCCCATCAATCGTCCTGAATTAGCCTGAAGTAATCCTGCGCCTATAAAGTTGAAGAGTAAAAAAGCCTGAAGTAAAACAGTCTTCAGTAGCATATCAAGTAAGTTTAATTTTTATGAAATAGTAGTGTGTAATGTCGTTCGTCCTGTCATTGATCTAACAAATCTCAGCACTGCGAAAAAACGGTTTCTATGTTAAGGCATTGTTAAAAATATGTTAAGTCGAGTTTAATTCAGATGTTAAGCTATTGTTAAGAACGAAGCACGTGCATAGAACATATGCGCGTGAAAACTATCTTTGCGGCGCATGATACAGGGTGTAAATAGGATGTTAATCCAATATTAATTTTGGTTTAACAATTTTGTAATACGAGGATTCTATCTTGAAGCACTTGAATTTAAACATGCTGAAGGATCGCAGACCCTGTGTTTGTATGAACAATCTCAAATAACTTTTTAAGGACGTTGAAAAATCAATGAAAAGAATCAGACTCTCATTAGTGAAAGTTGCTTTTGTCTTGCTTCTTGTTTTAGGTGTATCCGCTGAATCGGTTTTTGCACAAACAGGTAAAGTTAGTGGCCGCGTTATAGATAAGGAATCAGCTGAGGAGCTTATCGGCGCTAGCGTTTCGATTGTTGGTACAACCAAGGGCGCGTTGACTGATTTGGATGGAAGCTATACCATCGCAGTTGCGCCAGGAAAATACGATTTGCGGGTTTCATATATCGGCTATCAGGTCAAGCTTGTAAAAGGGGTTGATGTAAAAGCAGGGGAAGTTGCCAAGCAAGATATTTTGATGGAAATCGAAGATGTGCAAGCTGATGAAATCGTTGTTGAAGCTGAGCTTAGCACCGCAACTGAAGGTGCTCTTTTAACAGAGCGCAAAAAGTCTTTGGCTGTTTCAGATGGTATCAGTGCTGAATTTATTAAGAAAACACCAGACTCTGATGCCGGTGATGCGATTAAGCGCACCACAGGTGTTTCGGTTATGGGTGGAAAATACGTGTTTGTTAGAGGTTTGGGTGAGCGTTACAGCAATACGCAGCTCAACGGCGTGAATATTCCAAGCCCGGAGCCTGAGAAAAGGGTTGTTCCAATGGACATCATCCCTGCGTCGTTAATTGAAAATATTATCACTATAAAAACATTCTTGCCAGATCAGCCAGGTACTTTTGCTGGTGGCCTTGTGAGAATTAAGACGAAGGAATTCCCTGATGAATTTCAGTTAAACTTTAGTGCTTCAGGCGGATTTAACTCAAATGCTCATTTTAACGATATTTGGGGCTATGATGGTGGCAGCTTAGATTTTCTTGGCATAGATGATGGAACAAGAGAACTGCCAAATTATGGTGATATCAGCAATTATTCTAAGACACAATTAGGGAATTTTCTGAGCAGTTTTGATAATAACACCTATCTACCTAAAGAATCACGATATTTTCCGAATCAAAGTTATAGTGTCTCAGTTGCTGATCAGATCAATGTTGGTGAATTGCCAGTTGGGTTTATTACTAACCTGACTTATTCAAGCAGTGCTGAGTATAAAGATCAGTACTCGTTTTTCCCAAGTCCTAATGAAGGGGAGTTTGACTACGAATGGAACAGTCAAGTAGCGACATATAATGTGAATTGGGGTGGCGTATTGAACTTCAGTACAAAGCTTAATAACGATAATAAGCTTGGCTTGAAAACGACTTACAACCGCACTGCTGAGGATGAGGCGCTTTACTCAACAGGTATTAAGTATTACGAGAGCCCAACTACAACGCTTAGAAACACACGTTTAAGATATGTTGAGCGTCAAATGTGGTCAACTCAGCTTTCTGGTAATCACTATTTAAGCTGGTTAGCGAAATCAGAATTAGAGTGGAAAGCACAATATGCGTCAGCTAAACGCTATGAGCCGGATAATAAGGAAACACAATTTTCCTATGATGAGGATACCCAAGAGTATACTTTTTACCCGGACAATCAACGTAACGGACGGTATTTCTCTGACTTAGATGATAACGAGTATGACTTCCTCGCAGATATTTCCGTTCCATTTAAACAGTGGGATGGCTTTAAGTCTAAGTTCAAATTTGGTGGTTTGTACACCTCTAAAGATAGAGAGTTTTGGGCAAGACGATTCAAGTTTACTCAAATAATTGATATGGGTGACGGAATCTCTCCAGAAGATTTATTTACGGCTTACAATGTTGCGGAAGGGTATGTAGGTCTTATAGAAACAACTCAGCCAACCGACTCCTATAGTGCGGATGAAAAAGTAGCTGCAGGTTATGGAATGGTTGAATTGCCATTGACAAGAGATCTTCGTTTTGTTGGCGGTGTTAGAGTTGAAAAAAATGAGATGACCGTCAAGTCATATAAGGATAAAGATAAGACCATTCCGATTAATGGTGGGTTTGATGAAACAAATGTATTGCCGTCATTAAATCTGATTTACGAGTTAAATGATCAGATGAATGTGCGTAGTGCTTTTAGCCAAACAATTGCAAATCCTGAATTAAGAGAGCTCGCTCCATTTAAGTTTGATAGTTATCGTACCTCTATGGTAGGTAATCCTTACTTAGAGCAAACCACTATTCAGAATTATGACTTGCGCTGGGAGTGGTTCCCTGGTTTTGGTGAGTTGATTGCTGTCAGTTTGTTCTATAAGAATATTGACAAACCTCTTGAAGTTGTTGCACTTGCTGGATTTGGTACATCACCAGAAGAAACTGTGAATAACGGTAAAACCGCAACCAACTATGGTGTAGAGTTTGAGTTTAGAAAAAGCTTGAATTTTATAACGCCTACCCTTGAAAACTTTAGCGTTAGCACAAACATCACCTTCGTCCATTCTGAAATCACTCAAGGCGATTCGCTTTACAGATACAGCACCAGTTCCGGTCTTGAAAGCTTCCCTGTCGCTACTTCATTGAGAGGAACAAGAAAGATGCAAGGGCAGTCTCCTTACGTAATCAATGTGAATTTGAGCTACAATAACACTGACTACGGATTTTCTGGTATGCTGCTCTATAACATTGTTGGTGAGAGAATTTACCGGTTGAACGGTAACCCAAATTTAAACTACAACTTTATTGAGAAGCCTCGCAATCAGCTCGATCTCTCTCTTAGCAAAACGTTGAATACGAATTTTAAAGTCAAGCTGAATATCAAGAACATTTTGAATGACCGCTATCTCATTATGTTTGGTGATGATGTGGCTGAGCGTTACAAAACAGGAACTACCTATTCATTTTCTTTATCATATGCTCTATAAAAGAGCGATCATATCTTAACAAAAAACAGGAGGATTAAATGAAAGACATTCTCAGGAAGTTGATGTTAGTGTTGTCATTTGTCGCCGCAGTTGGTTTGGCTGGTTGCGATGACGATGATGATTGCGAAACTTGCCCAACTTGCGAAACGACAACAGAAGAGTGGGATGCTACTTTGAGTGGTGATCTCACAGAATCAACGACTTTGGATGCAAGCAAAGTCTATCGTGTCAAAGGTTTTGTGAATGTTGAGCCAGGCGTTACATTAACGATTCCTGCTGGTACAAAGCTAATCGGTTTGAAAGGTGAGCTTGCAACATTGCAAACACTTAGAGGCGATGGAACAAAAGCCAGCGGACAGATTATTGCTGAAGGAACAGCTGCTAGTCCGATTGTCTTTACAAGCGCTGCTGCTGAAGGGTACAGAAGCCGTGGTGATATCGGTGGTATCGTTCTAAATGGTTTAGCGAAAAATAACGTTGAAGGCGGTACTCGTACTGGTGAAGGTAATGCTGCTTCCGGTGGTGGCGATGATGATACTGATAACAGCGGAACTTTGAAATATGTTCGTGTTGAATGGGGCGGAACGGTTATTTCTGAAGGTAACGAAATCAACGGTTTCTCTTTCAACAGTGTCGGTTCTGGAACCACTCTTGAGCACCTTCAATCACACTTCATCGCTGATGACGGCTATGAATGGTGGGGCGGTACTGTAAGTGCGAAGTACTTGGTTTCAACGGGTGTTGATGACGACAACTTTGATATGGATAACGGTTGGACTGGTAACTTTCAGTTCGCTGTTTGTATTCAAGATCCTAACATTGGTAACTCTGGTTTTGAATCAAGCAACGACGATGATGGTAGCGACAACACTCCATTGACTCATCCAACTGGTTATAACGTTACTTTGGTTGGTGCATACGACGGTTCTAAAGAAGATGACGGTCTTTTGTTGAAGAGCAACATGTCTGGTACATTTAAGAACATCATCATTGCAAACTTTGCTGATTATGGTGTTTACTTCAAAGATGATAAGACTGCAAGCAACTTCATGGACGCCGCAGCTGGTGATGATGATAAGCTCACACTTAGCAACATCATGGTTTATTGCAAAGGTACCACTGAAAGCAACAATACATCATCAATCTTTAACCCAACATCTAAAGTTGGTACATCAACTGTTGAAGCAATTGAAGCTGAACTTACAGCCAACACTGTATTTGGTGGAGACCCAGAATGGGCTTATGCATATCCAGATGATCCATTCGAAGGTACAGTTCCTGACTTGATCCCAACCTCATCTGAAGTAACAAGCAAAGCAGCAGTTATTTCAGCTGGTGATTTCTTTGAAGCTACTGATTACATCGGTGCTTTTGATCCAAACGGTTCAAACTGGATGAGCGGTTGGACAAATTGGGATAGAGAATAAGCTTTTAAGCGATCTATTTTCTAAGAGCAAGCTCCAAACGGAGCTTGCTTTTTTTTGTTAACTCTAAAAATGTTTTTCTATGTATCGGATTCTTTCATTTTTAATGATTTTAAGTCTCGTTGGGTTCATGGGGTGCGGGAAAAAAGAAGTCAAGCAAAAGGTGCAAGAAAAAGAACCTGCTACATTGAGACCTTATTCCGAACCACTTCCCGATAGTGTGAAAAATAGAGCCTTTGAGTATGGGGCTGTTTCGCCAGATTCTTTAGCCAAAAAACTCGTTCTCGCGTTAGCTGAAAACGATACCACGAAATTATTGCAACTTGCTGTGAGTCGAACGGAGTATTTGAATTGGATTTGGCCGGAAGAGCCAGCAAGCGATCCGAAGTTTAACATCCCACTCGAATTTGCCTGGGGAAATTTGTATCGCGATTCTTATAAAGGCGCAAAAAAAATGCTCAAATACTATGGTGGGAAAAAGTTGTCATTTGTTTCATTTGAGATAAAAGGGGAGTCCGTTTATCATCAAACGTATGTCTATCACAGAAATCCGGTTTTGGTAGTGGAAAATGAAAGTGGCAAGCAAAAGCAAATTGAGAATTTAGGGACAATAGTGGAAATGAATGGCAATTTTAAGTTCCTCTTTTATAAAAAGGATTAACGGTTCACATAAAAATCTAAAAAGCCTGCTTTCTTTGGCAGGCTTTTTTTACTTAGGAGTTACGCGCTTGCTCCGTTTGGTTTCGGTGCTCAGCTCAATAAAATCATGGAATAAGAGGAACTGCAATTTTCCTCAGCTCCAGCTCATCAGCGTGTCTTCCACGAAAAAGCTGATGAGGTTTTTCAAATACCGCCTTCGTGAAACGTCTTTTCTTCATTTTTCGCATCTTTCAAAGCATTAGACGCTTGATGCACGAGATCGCGTTAAGCGCTGGATGATGGCTGTATGCTGCGGATATATTTTTAAAAGCTCGTTTTTTTCTGCCAACTCAAAATCCGAATATTCGAATCCTGGCGAAACCGTACAGCCCACGAGCGCATACGAATTCGGCTTTGTCATTTCTGCGGCGAACCAATGCAAGCCTGGCATGACAAGCTGAAGGGATTCCCCGGCCTCAATGTTTTTGCCGAGTCGAGCGGTTTTCAAGTTACCGTCATTCGTCAGTAAGTGCAGCGCCAACGCATCGCCGTCGTAGAAATGCCAAACTTCATCTGATTGCAAGCGATGAAAAGCGGAGAATTCCTGGTCGGTAATAAGAAAATAAATGCTGGTAGAAAGTGCTCGCTTGGTTTGGTAGCGATTGGGCAAGCCATCGCTGGCCACGAAGTCTGGCGAGCGATAAACTTCCTTGAAAAAGCCGCCTTCGGCGTGCGGCTCAAGCTCTAATTGTTCAATCCAATATTCAACGGGTTTCATGAAATCAACCTAATGGCGTTTTGGATTTAAGCCCTATCGTCTTTTTTCTCACCTGGATGGTTTTCTTGCTGCTGATCGCGAAATGCTTTGATTTTCTCCGTTTTCTCATTGATGGTTTTGAGTGTAGAGGAAAGATCGGCATTCATTTGGCGAATGTTCGAAATTTTGCTTCTCAGTTCCTCAATAGTATCGGCCACGTTTTTTAACGAGGCTGATTTTTCATACATCAAAAAATAATCGATGGCGCGCAGCAACGCCCGATGCAAATCGCCATGATATTTATCTTGAACGATTTGGAAGAACTGTTCTGCTTTTAGCTCTTCGAGTTGAATACCGTCTTCGCTGTATTGTTGAAGCAGTTGCTTCAGTTCTTCTTTTGAGCTCATAAGGATTTCAGCGTAATGAGTTAGAAAAACAAGTTTCTTGAAAAAGCAAACGCATTTGTTTAACAGGTGCCTCTTGGCTGGAAATTCTGCTAAAGTGTTCTAATGTAAAACATGATGGGCGGAAACCAAATCAAAGATTTTTGTTTTTATATCTGGACATTTGTGCCATGTTTGCGCGGTAAGCGTCTAATTTTTTGGCAAGCTCAGCATCCGAAGTGGATAGAATTTGTGCGGCAAGCAAACCGGCATTTTTAGCGTTGCCAATTGCGACGGTAGCAACGGGAATGCCTGCTGGCATTTGAACAATCGAGTAAAGCGAATCTACGCCGCCTAACGCTTTGGATACAACGGGCACACCGATAACAGGCAGCGTGGTATAAGATGCAGTCATGCCAGGAAGGTGAGCTGCGCCGCCAGCGCCAGCAATAATAACCTGCAAGCCTCTTTGGCGAGCGGCTTTGGCGTAAGTGGCCATATCGTCGGGTGTGCGATGAGCAGAAACCACGCGCACTTCGTATGGAATCCCAAATTCGGAAAGCACTTTTGGCGCGTCTATCATGGTTGTGAGGTCGGAATCTGAGCCCATAATAATACCAACAAGTGGCTCATCGGACGATTGGATTTTGAAATTTTCTTGGCTGGGCTGAGATGATGCAGACATATTTTTTAGATTAAAGTTCAATTTGAGATTCAAGATGTTGGGCTAATGAAAGGCATTCTGTCACCGAGTTTCCTCTAACGGTTAAGTGCCCCATTTTTCTACCGACTCTACATGCCGATTTGCCATAAATATGCAGGTTGGCCACCGGCGGAATTTTGCTGAAATCTACACTTTTTAAGTGAGCCAGGCCATTTCGTTTTCCTAACAGATTTACCATGACGGCTGCTGGAATAACCATTTGCGTGCTGCCAAGTTTCCAGCCAAAAATGGCACGAAGCAAGTTCTGAAATTGTGAGGTGTAGCAAGCTTCCATGGTGTAATGGCCTGAGTTGTGAGGCCTTGGTGCCAATTCGTTGATTAGAATATTTGCATCTGTGTCTAAGAACATTTCCACACCAAAAATCCCAACGCCATCCAAACGTTCAATGGCTGATTTGGCAAGTGAAATAACTTCATCAATAAGCGTGCTCGATAGCCGAGCTGGCGCAATGACATATTTGCAAATATGATTTTCTTGAATCGTCTCAACAACCGGATAAGTTACGATTTCGCCGGTTTTGCTCCTGGCGATCATGGTGGCCAGCTCAAGCTCGAAATCGATAAAGCCTTCAGCATAAACGCTGTGATTTGGAAACCCTAATTCGGCAAGCGCTTGCGGAATATCATGTTCTGAGTGCACGGTGCGGTTGCCATAGCCGTCGTAGCCGTGTTTTCTTCGCTTGATCAAAAATGGATAGCCAAGATTTTTGCCACATTCGTAAGCGGCGTTTTCGGAATCAATTGGGTAGAATTGAGAAACCGGCAAGCCATGATCTTTCAGGACGGTTTTTTGCGTGAATTTGTCCTGAATCTGTTTTAATGTTTTTGAAGAAGGGAAAACGGGTTTTCCTAACGATTCAAGAAATTCCAGCGTGGACGGCGCCACAAATTCATTTTCAAGTGTAATGATGTCGCTTTTCTCTGCAAACTCGGTTAGTTTGGCCGTGTCATTCCATGCGCCGGTAAAATGAAATGGTGTAATGTTTTGGCAGGGAGCGTCTTTTTTCTCTTCAAAAATTGCGACGCTCATGCCCAAATGAAAGGCTGCGTACGCAGTCATTCGTGCCAATTGGCCGCCACCCAGGATCCCTAAAGTTGGAATGTCGGACTGTTTGTTTTGCAAGGTTGGAAAATTTTATGTTTGTGTTAGTTTCACAGCAAAGGCGAACGGTGCACGAAAAAATTGCAATTTTTAAGACGAATGCGATGAGAAAGCCTAAAAGATAAGGACAATCACGATGAATTCAAATCAAAAGTTATCTGAAGCTGGGGTAGTTCGAATTTCAAAAAGTTAGTGAATTTGCACCGGATTAAAGCACATTGATTTTGAAAAAAGATAATTTTCAATTTGCAAAATAAGCCCCAGGAGTTTTATTTGAAACAAACTTTTCCTAACTTTCAGCCCTCTATTTTAAGGTTGCAAATACTTTTATAAGCAGCAATTATGGCGCTTGAAGAATTTTTCTTCTTTTTTTTCGGAGCTTTAGTGATAACGGGCACTTTAGGTACGGTGCTTTCAAAAAATCCTGTCAGCAGCGCTTTATTTTTAGTTTTAAATTTTTTTGCACTGGGCGGATTGTACTTATCGCTTGAGGCTCAATTTATCGCAGTGGTTCAGGTCATTGTATATGCCGGCGCTATTATGGTTCTGTTTTTATTTACCATTATGCTGTTAAGCCTTGAAGATGAAAGCAGCCTGATAGAAAGATTTGATTTAAAAAAAGGGTTTGCCTTTTTAATCAGTGGGGTTTTCCTGGTGGAAATTTTGTATATCGTGGGCTTCAAATTGACACCGGTAAAGCCAGTTTCCAGATTAACACCGGTGCAAATTGGCGATGTGAAAACGATCGGCAAGGCGCTTTTAACTGAATACGTATTTCCTTTTGAAATCATCTCTATTGTTTTGCTTTTGGCCATTATCGGCGCGGTACTTTTGGCTAAGCGAAAAGTGATAGTCGGTAAAACAGCCGTTTAAACAAATACTGAAAGAATCGTGAGAAAAGTTGTTCTATTGCTTTTAGCTTTAATGACGCTGTTCAGTGCGTGCAAAAGTGGTTCGGAAAAGAAAGAAGAAAGCAGCACCAGCAAATTAAAAGTGGGCTTGGTTTTTGATGTTGGCGGTCGGGGTGATAAATCGTTCAATGATGCTTCTTATAAAGGGTTGGAGAAGGCCAAAAAGGAATTAGGCATTGCGTATGAATACATTGAGCCACCAGGTGAAGGCGCAGATCGTGAAACCGCACTTCGACAATTGGCTTCCCAGCCAGATATTGATCTGATTTTTGGCATCGGCTTTATTTTTAGCAACGATATTACAGCAATTGCCAAAGAATTTCCCGAAAAGAAGTTTGCCTGTGTCGATTTCAGTATTGATACTTCGCGCCAAATTCCAGAAAATCTTTCAGCCATTACATTTGAAGAACAGAAAGGTTCTTACTTAATTGGCACGTTAGCAAGCTTAGTGACCAAAACGGGAAAAATCGGTTTTATCGGCGGCATGGAATCGCCGCTGATCAAAAAGTTTGAACGTGGTTATGTAGAAGGTGCGCGTGCGATAAATCCTGATGTTCAAATTGAAATTGGTTATGTGGGCTTAACGGCCAGCGCTTTTAAAAATCCAGCCAAAGCCAAAGAACTTGCATTAGGCCAGTATGCGAAAGGTGTAGATATCATTTATCAGGCTTCGGGTGCAAGTGGGTTAGGTGTTTTTGAAGCGGCGCGTCAAGAGAAAAAATACTTGATTGGAACTGATCAAAACCAGGAAGATGAAGTGCCAGGTCAAGTTGTAACCAGCCTGATTAAAGCCGTTGATTTTGCCGTTTTCACAACAGTGGAGGATGTCATCAACAACAAGTTTAAAGGTGGCAATACGGTGTATGGTATTGAAAGCAGAGGAACGGATTATATTTATAATGATAAGAACAAGCCGTTTATAACGGATGAGATTCGCAAGAAAGTCGAAAGCGTTAGACAAAAAATCATCGATGGTGAAATTAAAATTGAAGAAGGCGCTTAATTATTAACATGGAGTCCGATAACTTTTTAAGTCAGAATAATTGAAAAACAAAAACCATAATTGAAAAATGAAATACAAAAATCTTTTTGCGTCTGTTCTCATTTTATTTGCATTTGCTTTTATGTCGGGATGTGGACAATCAGAGGAACAGAAAAAATTAGCATCTGAAATTGAAGCCAAATCTAAAGAAGTGACAGAAAAGATTAAGGCATTTAAAGCCAAAGAAAGCGAACTAAAGTGTTTTCAGGAAGAATATGACAAGCTGACCAAAGAAATCCCGGAAAATGAAGATTTGAAAAAACTTGCACAAAAGCACAGCGTGCTGATTGGCGATTACAAAAAACAAACAAAAGCGTTGGGCGAAGTGGTGGCTGATATTGATGTTTTGCCAGCCAAATTGCAAGAAAACATGCGCTTTAGCGAAGAGCTCATCAAAGAAGATTACGAGAAAGCGATGGAAAAGTATGAAACCGCAGTTAAAACAGCAGAAAAGCTGGTTGAAAAGCATCAAGCTGTATGTGATAAAATGAGATCGTATCGTGATGAGCATTCTGCAAATGCGGACGGTAAGTAAGTCTGATACGATAGATGTTTATTTTTTTTGATGTTATTCAACTGCCGGTTTTAGGAGGTAAAAATTAATGAAGTCACTTGTAACAGGTGCAACAGGATTTATCGGATCAAATGTTTTAAGAAGATTAGTGAATGATGGACATGAAGCTGTTGCACTTGTCCGGCAAAACTCAAACCTCGATGCTATCTCAGATGTTTTGGATCGAGTTGAACTGCGCTATGGAGATATTACAGATAAGCCCTCACTTGTAGCTGCCTCAAAAGACGTTTCTCATGTTTATCATTGTGCTGGGATGGCAAGAATTGGCCCGGGACATGTCGATAAACTCCACAAAATTAATGTTGATGGCACGCGTCATGTGCTGGAAGTCGCTAAAGAGTGCAACATCGAGCGTGTTGTTTTCACCAGCTCTGTATCAGCCGTTGGGATAACAGGGACGAAAGAGCCTGCGAATGAAAGTCAAACGTGGAATCTTGACGAACTGAACGTTCCGTATTTCAAAACAAAGCATCTTGCTGAAAAGGAAGTTCAGAAGGCGGTCGACGAGGGCGTGGATTGCGTGATTGTTAATCC
Above is a window of Chloroherpeton thalassium ATCC 35110 DNA encoding:
- a CDS encoding SDR family oxidoreductase encodes the protein MKSLVTGATGFIGSNVLRRLVNDGHEAVALVRQNSNLDAISDVLDRVELRYGDITDKPSLVAASKDVSHVYHCAGMARIGPGHVDKLHKINVDGTRHVLEVAKECNIERVVFTSSVSAVGITGTKEPANESQTWNLDELNVPYFKTKHLAEKEVQKAVDEGVDCVIVNPSYVFGPGDINFNAGGLIRDLYHRRIPFYPTGGVCIVDIDDVVNGHISAMKNGKKGERYILGGQNVPYKEVFDTICRIVGVPKVNIPMFPSLVKFVLKVTESARKQHKISALANTEILTSASKFLYYDSSKAIKELGFGQTPFEKTLESTFQWYKSYRLL
- a CDS encoding BMP family lipoprotein, with amino-acid sequence MRKVVLLLLALMTLFSACKSGSEKKEESSTSKLKVGLVFDVGGRGDKSFNDASYKGLEKAKKELGIAYEYIEPPGEGADRETALRQLASQPDIDLIFGIGFIFSNDITAIAKEFPEKKFACVDFSIDTSRQIPENLSAITFEEQKGSYLIGTLASLVTKTGKIGFIGGMESPLIKKFERGYVEGARAINPDVQIEIGYVGLTASAFKNPAKAKELALGQYAKGVDIIYQASGASGLGVFEAARQEKKYLIGTDQNQEDEVPGQVVTSLIKAVDFAVFTTVEDVINNKFKGGNTVYGIESRGTDYIYNDKNKPFITDEIRKKVESVRQKIIDGEIKIEEGA